In the Vibrio sp. FE10 genome, TCCTAGAAACTCAACACTTCACCATCAACAGCATCGGCGCTGATTTTGTTCAAAAAGCGCATCAAACTTCAGCTCGTTATCCAAAGTCGGCATCCGAATTCAAAGCCGTCGGGCTCACCCCTTATTATGACGACATGTTTCCCGCGCCGTTTGTATTAGAAAGTGCACTCAAGATAGGGCTGGTTTTGAAAGAGCAGATTTCAATAGAGAGTAATCAAACCCAGATGTTGATTGGAGAGGTTATTACGATTCAAGCACCCAAGCGTGCAGTGATGCCGGATGGCTACCTTGATTTAGAAGCGCTAGATTTAGTCACGATTTCAGGACTCGATAGCTACCACGTCACGCAAAGGCTTCACCGATTGAGTTACGCCAAGCCAGACAAGTCTCTGTTTCCTCTGACTCGTGAAGGAAGCCCAACGTCATGGGAAGCACGTGAACTCAACTTAGGTTAATTTGTCCGGAAAGTTGCGGTCAAAAATGCTAACTTTCTCTCGTTGCTAAAATACAATTCACACAAGTACTGCTCATTAAGTACGATTCAAATAGATGCGCTTGAAAGAGATGCGTCCGAAATCAGTTCATCACTCAACCTAACGTCTGTTTCCAAGGAACACCTTGAAGTTAACTCACTTTAAATACAAGACTCGCAAAGGCCCAGACTATCGCCATGGTGATCAGGTGTCTTTCATGGACATCAAGCAGACCTTTGGTATGGGCAGCATTCGCGTGGGCGCTTGGGTGACGAAAGAAGAGAAGGATCTGGCTGCGAATCTGATATTCGACTCGCTAGCAGACCTAGCTTACATCTTGGCTCTGCCGCCAGAAGCCATTGGCCTGCGTGGCACATTAGGCTTAGCCTTTGGCAGTGGCGGCAGAAAAGGCGTACAAGCACATTACGCCCCGAACCAAAGAGAATTAGCGCTCGCTAAGAACGCCGGCGCAGGTGCACTCGCCCACGAGTTTTGGCATGCGTTTGACCACTACATAGCTGAAAAGGCTTTTGAAATTGGTGACACCTCAGGCCCTCGAAGACACATCTTGTTCGCCAGTGACTGTTGGTTACACAATAGAAAGGTAAGGCCTCATCCATTAAACGAGAGTTTGATGTCTCTGTTCGATGCCACATTGCTCAGCGACAACAACCTGGATAAGCACGACTACGTTGCACGCAGTGTTATTGCCGACAAGGCAACGTCTGCCCGTTACTTCTCACTACCTACAGAAATGATGGCTCGCGCCTTTGAGTCTGCAATTGAATCCTGCTCAGAGATCGAAAATTCTTACTTAGTCGATGGCACGACCAAACCGGATATGTACCCTTTGTATCCCGACCTTGAGCACAGAGAAGAAATCTACAATGCGATGCAAGGCTATTTTGCACCGTTAGGCCGCTCTTTGAGCAAGTAGCTCTTTAAGTAAGTAGCGTTTTGAGTCAGATAGGACAATAGGTGACCCAATCTTCAAAACTGTTTATAGTCGAGGCTCAAACTTCAACATCCATGATTTAGAGGCAGTAATGATCAGTTGGCCATCTTTAGTAAAACTCGACGGTGATGATGAACTTATTTACGTCGCATCCGAGAACGATTTTCAAGCAGAATGCTCAGACATGATCTTAGGCGAAGATGATTATCTAATTGATTCTGAAGGTGACAGCTACGCACTTCAATCGAGCTCAAATCAACTGTCGCTAGCGAAGCGAGCAAACCAGTATTCGGTTGAAAGCGTGACTAAACTTATTCGAAATCACGAGTTCCAGAAGGCAGAAGTGTGCCTGATGAAGATTCACTTCTTAACGATTGAAGAAGCGATTCAATCCTTGGCTTTTGAGCCACGTTAATATTGGTTATTAATCCGAAACCTAGTTTCGAATCACGCTCTCCAAACACTACAAACAAAAACAGCGCCTCAATAGGCGCTGTTTTCGTTTTTTATCTCGCTATCGTTAGTTTGATTAAGCGACCGAAAGCTAGGTTAAGCGATAAAAATCTGAGCCAGTGCGTAACCTAAACAACATGCGCCGACTACACCGATTAAACCGACCGACATGAATGAGTGGTTGAAGTACCATTTACCAATCTTAGTGGTGCCTGACACATCGAAGTTAACCGTTGCAATATCTGATGGGTAGTTCGGGATGAAGAAGTAGCCGTAAACTGCTGGCATTAAGCCGATCAACAAGGCTGGGTCTAGTCCTAAGCCAAGACCAACAGGTAGCATCATACGTGCAGTCGCAGCCTGAGAGTTCACCACAACCGATACGATGAATAGCGCTAGTGCAAACGTCCATGGGTAGTTGGTTACCATTTCCACGATGCCAGATTTGAACTGAGGCATTGCGTATTGGAAGTAAGTATCTGACATCCATGCGATACCGAAAATAGCAATCGCCGCCACCATACCGGATTTAAATACCACGCCATTTGGTACATCACGTGGGTCAGTTTTGGTTGCCAACAAGATGATACCGCCGAAACAGAGCATCATCATTTGGATGATCACCGACATCTTGATTGGTTTGCCGCCGTCTACGATAGTTCTGATCTCTGGCACCATCGCCACGATAACGATCACCACAATTGACAATAGGAAAATCAATACCGCATTACGAGCCGAAGTTGGCAGTACTTCATCCAAAGAGGTTGCCGTTGTGCTTTCAATGCGCTTTTTCCACTCAGGATCTTTTAGACGCGCTTGGTAATCAGGATCGTCGTTCAGTTCTTTACCACGTTTCAAGCTATACAGAGAAAGCAAAAGTGTGCCGAACAACGTTGCAGGAACCGTCACCATCAGAATAGAAAGCAGAGTAATAGAGTGTTGAATATCTGAAAGCTGCGCGAGGTAGTACACCACTGCTGCCGAGATTGGCGATGCAGTAATCGCCAATTGAGACGCCACCGATGCTGCCGCCATTGGGCGCTCAGGACGAATACCGTTCTTCAATGCCACATCACCGATGATAGGCATAATTGAGTAAACCGCATGGCCAGTACCCAATAGGAAAGTCATCGAATAAGTCACGAACGGTGCTATCAAGGTGACGCGTTTCGGGTTCTTTCTCAACACCCTTTCCGCGACTTGAAGCATGTATTTCAAGCCACCAGCCGCTTCGAGGATCGAAGCACAGGTAACAACAGCGAGGATGATCAGCATTACGGTGACAGGTGGAGACGTTGGTGGCATCTTGAAGACAAACACCTCGATAACCAAACCAATCCCAGAAACAACACCTAAGCCGATACCGCCATACCGAGACCCGATATAAAGCACGACCAATAAAAATAGAAACTCAAAATACAACATAAGCAACCTTGCTAAAAATGTGGACTAGGGATATTTTGTCTGTATGTTCAATACTTTACTTATTGGTAGGTCACACAATTATTGAGCGTTTTAATGGATTGCTTTTTATAAGATTAGGGTCACGATAACAGCCGAATAAGTATCGAAAATGTAATTTTTCACTCAAACGAAGCTCAAGGGTTGTTATGCATTCTGATGTTCATTGTTTCTTTTAGAACCCCTGAATATATAAAATTTACATATCATAACTAAACGCTATCACCCATTCAGGCGCCCATAACGGATTGCACCTGTTCCCTTAAAGTTTTGTAATACAATTATCGTTGTTTTACTGAACTCTGACTCGCCTATCTCCAGGCACTATGTCAAAATACTCGCCCTCACGAAGACAACACAGAAAGAACCACGTATATGAATTTTCAAGCTGCTATTTTTGATATGGATGGACTGCTGCTCGACACCGAGCGACTTTGTATGCAGGTTTTTGAAGAAGCATGTCACGCACAAGGTGTTCCGTTTTTGCAGGATGTTTACCTAGGCATTATTGGCTGTAACGCAAAAACCATCGAACAGATCTTTAGAAATGGCTACGGTGAAAACCTAGACTACCCAGCACTGAACAATGAATGGCGCACCCGCTACAGTGCGATAGTTAAGCACCAAGCTATCCCAGTTAAAGATGGCGTGATTGAGCTTCTTGAATGGCTAAAATCAAACGACATTCCAATCGCGGTAGCGACCTCAACTCAGCTTGATATCGCGAAGAAGAAACTTGAGCTCGCAGGCCTAGATTCTTACTTCACCTCATTAAGCACAGGCTGCGAAGTGACTCACGGCAAACCTCACCCAGAGATCTACTTACTAGCGGCAGAACGCCTAGGTGTTGCGCCTGAAACTTGTCTCGCGTTTGAAGATTCAAACAACGGTATTCGCGCATCTATGGCTGCGAATATGATCAGCTTCCAGATCCCTGATTTAGTAGAGCCATGCGAAGAAGTGAAAGCGCTTGGACACACCATCAGCCCTTCTCTGCATCATGTGTTAGCACAACTTCAACAAGCTGCAGCTTAAACTCTAACTGCCGTTGATAATGCTTTTATCTGTCTCGTCCTAAAATACGTAGACAAGCCTCTCTATCAAGCCGACTCACAGAGTCGGTTTTTTTGTTGGTATTCCTTTTATAAAAGATAAAAACTCGCGCTTGAAACTGTTAAAGTCGAGGTGAAATATATGCTAATTAATAAGCAAGATTGCTAACGTCTAAATATGGAGAAAGAGACGCGTGAAGGAAAAGTTTGAAGACCAACTGCTTGATTTTGCAAAACAAGAAATGACACAAGATGCTGCGCACGACATCAGCCACATCAAGCGTGTAGTCAAAACCGCCAAGACTTTGTGTGCTCAAGAACAGGCTAAGCTTGAAGTCGTTTTACCTGCCGCTTACCTTCATGATTGTTTCACCTTTCCTAAGAACCATCCAGACAGAGCCCAAAGCTCGCAAATGGCAGCAGACAAGGCGATCTCTTTCCTCAAATCTGTCGACTATCCCGCGTCCTATCTTGATGAGATCCATCATGCCATTGTCACGCACAGCTACAGCGCTAACATCACTCCTGAAACCTTAGAAGCGCAGGTTGTGCAAGATGCGGATCGACTAGATTCTCTCGGTGCGATTGGTATTGCTCGCTGCCTGTACGTAGGTCAGAGCTTTAACGCTGAACTCTATAACCACGAAGATCCATTCGCTGAACATCGTGACTTGGATGACAAGCATTACAGCGTCGACCACTTCTACGTGAAGCTGTTTAAACTCGCTGAAACCATGAATACAGAATCCGCCAAGTTTGAAGCCAACAAGCGCACCGACTACATGCGTGGTTTTCTTGAGCAGTTGGGCTCGGAAGTTTAGCGGCTTAGAAAAAGAAGCAGGCAATAAGGAAGAGAGAAGGATATGGAAATAAACCGCTTTAAAGCATCCGACGCCGAAGAGATAGTCACTTGGTTTACATCCCTAGAAGACTACGTACTGTGGGGCGGGCGAACATTTGGTTGGCCGTTAGAAGCAGCCTCCATCATCGAGAGATCTCAAGAGCCACATGTCGAGCTTTACACATTCTCCACGCCTTGCACTAATTCAAATGCCAATGACTTGCTCGGTTTTATGGAGTTTCAACATATGTCAGACAACGAACTTCGTTTCTGCCGAGTCGCGATTCACCCAAACCAACGAGGCAAAGGGCTTGGGCAATCCATGATAGAGAGTGCATTAGAAGCAGCGAAACAAATACCAGATGTCACCACCATCAGCTTGGCGGTCTTTCAACAGAATATCGGCGCAAAACGTTGCTACGACAAAGCGGGCTTTGAGGTGGTAGACAAAGAGCCGAGCGTCAAAGAATTCAATGGCAAAACCTGGCCCTTGTATCAGATGGAATTAAAGCTCGGTTAGTATGTTTTACTCGGCTCGATCGTTTTAATTAACAGAATGATTTTAATTGCCAGATTTGACCCCATATCATTAAACATTGGCTACACAGATGTAATTTGGAACCTTCAATGACCCAAGAAAAATTCGACACCATTTATCAACGTGCCGCTCACCGTAAAGGCGGCGCAGCAGAGCTCGAAAAGATTGTTCGTGCGCCTCTTTCACAAGCTGAGCTATCACAAATCACAGACGACCGTTGGTTAGCAGCCTTTACTGAAAAGGTATTCCAATGTGGTATTTCGTGGAATGTGGTGAGAAAGAAGTGGCCGCAATTTGAAGAAGTGTTCTTTGAATTCAATATCGAAAAAATGCTGATGCTGCCGAATGAAATGTGGGAACAGAAAGCACAAGACCCGCGTATTATTCGCCACCTCACCAAAGTGATGACCATCCCTGCCAATGCCACCATGATTCATAATGCTAAGCGTGAGGCGGATTCATTCTCGCAAATGATTGCCGAGTGGCCATCAGAGCGCATTACAGAACTTTGGGATTACCTGAAGAAACACGGTAAGCGACTAGGCGGTAATACTGGCGCTTACACCTTACGCCAAATGGGCAAAGACACCTTTATCCTATCTTCTGACGTTGAAGCGCATTTGCGCAGTACCGATGTAGTCGATAGCGGTCGTAACACCAAGCGAGCACAACTGGCAGCGGGTAAAGCCTTCAACGAATGGCAACAACAATCAGGCCGTAGCTTGAGCGAAATAAGCCAGATTGTTGCGTACAGTTGCGGTGATAATCGCGTCTAGTTTTGAGAAGAATGACTGAAAGCTCTAGATTGCACACAGTTCACTGCAAACTAAATGTTATAAGTCATTAACAAATAAGCGTGCATCGCACTTTCATCCGGTGGCATTGTATAGATAAATGTATACAATATAGAGTAACTCTCATGAATTATTCTCGACTTACCCAACTCGACTAAACAAGGGCCCTTATCTCTATGACAGCTCTCAAAAATTCTGTCTCCAAAGGTGTAAAAACGAAAGTAACAGGCCAGACTCAAGACGATGTTGTTTACTGCCATATCTTCGACGCGATATTAGAACAAAGGCTGCCACCAGCCACCAAATTAAGCGAAGAAGCGCTAGCAGAAATATTTAGCGTTAGCCGCACCATCATCCGTCGTGCCTTGCTGCGTCTTTCTTTAGAACAAGTTGTGGTGATCCGTCCAAACCGAGGCGCAATGATTGCAGCCCCGACAGTGGATGAAGCTAAGCAAATATTTAAAGCACGTGAAGTGATGGAAATTGCTATCACTGAGCTAGCCGTTAAAAACGCAACTAAAGCTCAAATCGAAGAGTGCAGAAAATTAGTCGCGAAAGAGAACTGCGCTTTTGACCAAGGTGATTACGGCTCTGGCCTACGTTTGTCTGGTGAGTTCCACATCAAACTGGCTGAAATGGCAGAGAACGCACCACTGCTCGCTTTCCAACGCAGTTTAGTATCGCAAACCTCACTGCTGATCGCTCAATACGAAACCGGTAACCACTCGAACTGTTCTTTAGACGAGCACTCAGGCTTACTTGATGCGATTGAGTCTGGCAACGAACAACAAGCGGTAGAATTGATGCACGAGCACCTAAGCCACATTCGCTCTAAGCTCAACCTAGACAGCAGCACTGCATCGAGCGACCTGCATGTCGTTTTCTCTGATCTGCTTAAGAGCAAGTCATAGAAGATTTAACAACTTTTTGTTAACAAATCAAGAGAGGTAAGCCTTCGCGTTTACTTCTCTTTTTTATGTCCTTACTTACCCTCTCTTGCTTAGAAAACCGACACCAACATTACTGAAACCCTTACCAAACCGAGGTTGAGCGTTAATACTTGTCGGGACAACCCAGCCTCACCTCTTGCCATAAAGCACTTCATAGCATCTCGTTATTTTGTATACATAGAACCAAAATCATTCACACCATCAAACTTAACCCACTCCAAGTAACCCTATATAAAACAAACAACTAAAATAAAATATAGATTGTATACAATGCCAACCAAAGACTCTTTGTTGCATTTTTGTAAATAAATAGTTGACCACAGGGTCAGGATGGATAATTATTGACCTAGAAGTCAAAAAGAATACACATGGAAATATGTCGATTTACAAGGAGGTCTCTTGATTACTTTTTTGCTCAATCAGGAAATAAGACGTGAAGATAATCTGTCGCCAAATATGACAGTGCTCAACTACCTTCGTACCAAGGTTAACAAGACAGGTACAAAAGAAGGTTGTGGGTCGGGTGACTGTGGTGCATGTACGGTAGTTCTCGGTGAAGTGGTTGATGGACAGCTACAATATCGCTCGGTGAACTCTTGCCTGACTTTCGTTTCAGCGCTGCATGGCAAGCAACTGATCACAGTAGAAGATCTACAAAACCGAGATCGCTCTTTGCACCCCGTGCAGAAAGCGGTGGTGGATTTTCACGGTTCACAGTGTGGTTATTGCACGCCGGGCTTCATCATGTCGATGTTTGCCCTAGGCAAGAACAAACCCGATGCGAGCAAAGAAGACGTCATGGAATCACTGGCAGGTAACCTATGTCGCTGTACTGGCTACCGACCAATTGTTGATGCTGCGATGTCACTTTCAACAGACCAACCTTTGATCGACCAATTCGCTGAGCTTGAACGCAACACCATCAAGAAGCTAGAAGGTATTCAAGACACCGAAGCCAATTTACGCCTTGGTCACCTCACCGCTTTTTCCCCGAAAAGCACTGATGAGCTGGCCAAGCTTTTTCAAGCACATCCGAACGCTAAGCTGGTTGCTGGCGGCACGGATTTAGCACTGGAAGTGACGCAATTCCATCGCGAGATTGAAACACTGATCAGCGTAAACCTTGTTGAAGATATGAAGGTATGCCAAGAGACCGACACCGACTTAATCATTGGTGCCAACCTACCTATCAGCGATTCTTACGCACTACTGAAAAAACACTACCCAGATTTTGGTGAGCTGCTACACCGCTTTGCGTCACTGCAAGTGCGTAACCAAGGCACCATTGGCGGTAATGTGGCAAATGCCTCGCCTATCGGTGATACCCCTCCTCTGCTGATTGCTCTCGACGCGAAGATCAAACTTCGCTGCGGAGACGAGTCTCGCACTATGCCGATTGAAGATTACTTCATCAGCTACAAAGTGACGGCGCAGAAAGAGAGTGAATTCATCGAACAGATCATCATTCCTAAGCCAACCAATGACAGCTTCCGAGCTTACAAAGTGTCGAAACGTTTAGACGACGACATCTCTGCGGTGTGTGGTGCGTTTGATATTCAAATTGAAGATGGCAAGGTTTCTTACGCTCGTATCGCTTTCGGCGGTATGGCAGCAACGCCTAAGCGTGCAACTCGTTGTGAAAATACGTTATTAGGCAAACCGTGGACAGACGCTAATATTAAGTTAGCGATGCAGGAACTGTATAACGACTTTGAGCCGCTATCTGATTTCCGTGCAAGCCAAGAATACCGTTCATTGTCGGCGGCCAACATGCTGCGTCGCTACTTCATTGAACGACAGAACAAAAACAACCAAATCGAAACAAGGGTAACGTCTTATGTCTAAATCACACGAGCATGCGATGACCCACGAAGAGATGGTTACCATTGCAAAACAAGACCTAAAAACTGGCGTAGGTAAAAGCGTTAAACACGACAGTGCAGCCAAGCAAGTAACGGGCGAAGCGGTATACATTGACGACCGCCTTGAGTTCCCAAATCAGCTGCATGTATACGCACGCCTGAGCACGCAAGCACACGCCAACATCACCAAGATAGATTTATCACCATGTTACGAATTCGAAGGCGTGGCGATTGCCATTCAAGCGAAAGATGTACCAGGTGAGCTAGATATCGGCGCCATCCTACCGGGTGACCCACTGCTTGCAGACGGCAAAGTAGAATACTACGGCCAACCTGTGATTGCCGTGGCAGCCAACGATTTAGAAACTGCACGCAAAGCCGCACATGCAGCCATTATTGAATACGAAGAGCTACCCGCCATTCTTGATGTAAAAGAAGCGCTAGAGAAAGAGCACTTCGTAACAGAAAGTCACACTCAACAACGTGGCGACTCGAAAGCTGCACTGGCAAAAGCAAAACACGTGATCTCTGGTGACCTAGAGATCGGCGGACAAGAGCACTTCTACCTAGAAACTCAAATCAGTAGCGTGATGCCCACTGAAGATGGCGGCATGATCGTGTACACCTCGACACAAAACCCGACCGAAGTTCAAAAACTGGTTGCGGAAGTGATTGGCGTACCGATGCACAAAGTCGTGATTGATATGCGTCGTATGGGTGGTGGTTTCGGTGGTAAAGAGACTCAAGCGGCCTCTCCAGCATGTATGGCTGCGGTTATTGCCCACCTTACAGGCCGACCGACCAAAATGCGTCTGCTGCGTAACGAAGACATGCAGCAAACCGGTAAACGCCACCCGTTCTACAATCAATATACGATCGGCTTTGACGACAATGGTGTGATTCAAGGTGCCGACATTACCGTTGCAGGTAACTGTGGTTACTCACCAGACTTATCAAGCTCAATCGTAGACCGCGCGATGTTCCACTCAGACAACGCTTATTACCTAGGCGATGCAACAGTGGTCGGTCACCGATGCAAAACCAACACAGCATCGAACACCGCATATCGTGGCTTTGGTGGCCCGCAAGGCATGATGACAATCGAGCACATCATGGACGAGATTGCGCGTTACCTGAAAAAAGATCCTTTGGAAGTACGTAAGGCGAACTACTACGGCGAAGAAGGCCGTAACGTAACCCATTACTACCAAACCGTTGAAGACAACTTTTTACCTGAGATAACCGAACAGCTTGAACGCAGCAGTGACTATCACGCACGTCGTAAAGACATCGCTGAGTTCAACAAGCAAAGCCCTATCTTGAAGAAAGGCCTTGCTATCACGCCAGTGAAATTCGGTATCTCGTTTACTGCGACTTTCTTGAACCAAGCAGGTGCGCTCATCCATATCTACACCGATGGCAGTATTCATTTGAATCACGGTGGTACGGAAATGGGGCAAGGCTTGAACATCAAAGTGGCACAAATCGTTGCACAGGAGTTCCAAGTCGATGTCGAACGTATCCAGATCACCGCTACAAACACAGACAAAGTTCCGAACACATCACCAACCGCAGCCTCATCGGGCGCCGACCTCAACGGTAAGGCCGCGCAAAACGCCGCAATAACCATTAAGCAGCGCCTGATCGACTTCGCTTCTTCGCACTTCAAAGTGTGGCCTGAAGAAGTGGTGTTTAAGAACGGCATAGTGCAGATTCGCGACGAGATCATGACCTTCAACTCATTTGTTGAGCTGGCATGGTTTAACCAAGTTTCGCTATCGAGCACCGGCTTCTACCGTACTCCAAAGATCTATTACGATCACGAGAAAGCACGCGGTCGCCCGTTCTACTACTACGCGTATGGCGCTTCTTGTTCAGAGGTCATCATCGATACCCTAACTGGCGAAAACAAGATTCTTCGAGTCGATATTCTGCATGACGTGGGCGCTTCATTGAACCCAGCAATTGATATCGGCCAAGTCGAAGGTGGTTTTGTGCAAGGTGTCGGTTGGTTAACAACGGAGGAGTTGGTTTGGAACCAACAAGGCCGCTTAATGACCAATGGCCCGGCGAGTTACAAGATCCCTGCGATTGCTGATATGCCGATTGATTTCAGAACGCACCTTTTGGAAAACCGCAGCAACCCAGAGGACACAGTATTCAACTCGAAAGCCGTGGGTGAACCCCCTTTCATGTTGGGTATGTCGGTATGGAGCGCACTGAAAGATGCGATTAGCTATGTCGCTGTCGATGGTGCGATTCCTAAGCTCAACACACCTGCAACGCCAGAACGCATTCTGATGGCGATACAGGAAGTCACTGAAACGGCTCCGACTTCGGTCGATGCACAATCAGAAACGGCTTAGGGCGTAATGAACAGCTAGGGAAGCATAAAAGGGATTTAGGAGGACATATGTTTAAGGATAATTGGATTCACGAACTGGCAAAACTGGAAGAGAACTACGAGCCATGTGTGATGGTGACAGTGCTTGAAGACAAAGGCTCAGTGCCGCGTGATGCGGGCACCAAAATGCTTGTCACTCGTGACCGAATCATCGCTACGATTGGTGGTGGTCACCTTGAACATGTGGCCACTAAAATGGCTCGCGAGATGCTGATTGCCAGCGAGAAATCACTCAAAGTGGAACGCTTCAACCTCGGTGCTCGCTTAGGCCAATGTTGTGGCGGAATGGCAACATTAAGCTTTGAACCGATTGGCACTCAACAGAACCACCTTGTGCTGTTTGGCGCAGGCCACGTTGCCAAAGCGCTGCTGCACATTGTGGCGACTCTGCCCTTCCGCGTGACCTGGATTGATGAACGTGAAGAAGTATTCCCTGAAGCGCTACCACACGGTGTGAAAAAGCTTGTCTCAGACGATCCGGTCGGCGAAGTAAAACACATGCCGCCGAACAGTTATTACCTAGTGATGACGCACAACCACCAGCTCGATTTTGACCTAACTAAAGCCATTATCGACCGTGAAGACAGCCGTTACTTTGGCATGATTGGATCACTCACTAAGCGCAAGAAGTTCGACTTCCGCTTAGAGCAACGCGGCTATAGCCAAGAACAAATTGAAACCATGCTTTGCCCGATTGGTATAAGCGCGGTGAATGGTAAACATCCTGCAGAAATTGCGGTGTCGGTTGCGGGTGAACTGATCGCACACTATCAAGGCCAAGCGCTTGAACAAAAGCGCCCAACCAAACAATATCGAAATCAGGATTTGACCGATCAACACAGTCAACCAAGCGACGTAGGCGAACCACCATTGGAAGAGAAGATCGCCTAACAAAAGTCGCAAAGCTTCAGTGGCCATCAAGTCGCTGAAGTCATTAAAAGGAAGTAAACATGACAACGCAACGCAAAGCTTATCGCGCCAGTATTTTACACAGC is a window encoding:
- a CDS encoding DUF4144 domain-containing protein, which translates into the protein MISWPSLVKLDGDDELIYVASENDFQAECSDMILGEDDYLIDSEGDSYALQSSSNQLSLAKRANQYSVESVTKLIRNHEFQKAEVCLMKIHFLTIEEAIQSLAFEPR
- the xdhA gene encoding xanthine dehydrogenase small subunit, coding for MITFLLNQEIRREDNLSPNMTVLNYLRTKVNKTGTKEGCGSGDCGACTVVLGEVVDGQLQYRSVNSCLTFVSALHGKQLITVEDLQNRDRSLHPVQKAVVDFHGSQCGYCTPGFIMSMFALGKNKPDASKEDVMESLAGNLCRCTGYRPIVDAAMSLSTDQPLIDQFAELERNTIKKLEGIQDTEANLRLGHLTAFSPKSTDELAKLFQAHPNAKLVAGGTDLALEVTQFHREIETLISVNLVEDMKVCQETDTDLIIGANLPISDSYALLKKHYPDFGELLHRFASLQVRNQGTIGGNVANASPIGDTPPLLIALDAKIKLRCGDESRTMPIEDYFISYKVTAQKESEFIEQIIIPKPTNDSFRAYKVSKRLDDDISAVCGAFDIQIEDGKVSYARIAFGGMAATPKRATRCENTLLGKPWTDANIKLAMQELYNDFEPLSDFRASQEYRSLSAANMLRRYFIERQNKNNQIETRVTSYV
- a CDS encoding GNAT family N-acetyltransferase translates to MEINRFKASDAEEIVTWFTSLEDYVLWGGRTFGWPLEAASIIERSQEPHVELYTFSTPCTNSNANDLLGFMEFQHMSDNELRFCRVAIHPNQRGKGLGQSMIESALEAAKQIPDVTTISLAVFQQNIGAKRCYDKAGFEVVDKEPSVKEFNGKTWPLYQMELKLG
- a CDS encoding flavin reductase family protein, translated to MKDMTLSRKDIQTMDQRERARLINSLSGFKSANLIGTCDKQGLENLAVVSSVVHLGSNPPLFGFIVRPAESRRHTLENILETQHFTINSIGADFVQKAHQTSARYPKSASEFKAVGLTPYYDDMFPAPFVLESALKIGLVLKEQISIESNQTQMLIGEVITIQAPKRAVMPDGYLDLEALDLVTISGLDSYHVTQRLHRLSYAKPDKSLFPLTREGSPTSWEARELNLG
- a CDS encoding anaerobic C4-dicarboxylate transporter, whose amino-acid sequence is MLYFEFLFLLVVLYIGSRYGGIGLGVVSGIGLVIEVFVFKMPPTSPPVTVMLIILAVVTCASILEAAGGLKYMLQVAERVLRKNPKRVTLIAPFVTYSMTFLLGTGHAVYSIMPIIGDVALKNGIRPERPMAAASVASQLAITASPISAAVVYYLAQLSDIQHSITLLSILMVTVPATLFGTLLLSLYSLKRGKELNDDPDYQARLKDPEWKKRIESTTATSLDEVLPTSARNAVLIFLLSIVVIVIVAMVPEIRTIVDGGKPIKMSVIIQMMMLCFGGIILLATKTDPRDVPNGVVFKSGMVAAIAIFGIAWMSDTYFQYAMPQFKSGIVEMVTNYPWTFALALFIVSVVVNSQAATARMMLPVGLGLGLDPALLIGLMPAVYGYFFIPNYPSDIATVNFDVSGTTKIGKWYFNHSFMSVGLIGVVGACCLGYALAQIFIA
- a CDS encoding HAD family hydrolase; amino-acid sequence: MNFQAAIFDMDGLLLDTERLCMQVFEEACHAQGVPFLQDVYLGIIGCNAKTIEQIFRNGYGENLDYPALNNEWRTRYSAIVKHQAIPVKDGVIELLEWLKSNDIPIAVATSTQLDIAKKKLELAGLDSYFTSLSTGCEVTHGKPHPEIYLLAAERLGVAPETCLAFEDSNNGIRASMAANMISFQIPDLVEPCEEVKALGHTISPSLHHVLAQLQQAAA
- a CDS encoding DNA-3-methyladenine glycosylase I encodes the protein MTQEKFDTIYQRAAHRKGGAAELEKIVRAPLSQAELSQITDDRWLAAFTEKVFQCGISWNVVRKKWPQFEEVFFEFNIEKMLMLPNEMWEQKAQDPRIIRHLTKVMTIPANATMIHNAKREADSFSQMIAEWPSERITELWDYLKKHGKRLGGNTGAYTLRQMGKDTFILSSDVEAHLRSTDVVDSGRNTKRAQLAAGKAFNEWQQQSGRSLSEISQIVAYSCGDNRV
- a CDS encoding CLCA_X family protein yields the protein MKLTHFKYKTRKGPDYRHGDQVSFMDIKQTFGMGSIRVGAWVTKEEKDLAANLIFDSLADLAYILALPPEAIGLRGTLGLAFGSGGRKGVQAHYAPNQRELALAKNAGAGALAHEFWHAFDHYIAEKAFEIGDTSGPRRHILFASDCWLHNRKVRPHPLNESLMSLFDATLLSDNNLDKHDYVARSVIADKATSARYFSLPTEMMARAFESAIESCSEIENSYLVDGTTKPDMYPLYPDLEHREEIYNAMQGYFAPLGRSLSK
- a CDS encoding GntR family transcriptional regulator; this translates as MTALKNSVSKGVKTKVTGQTQDDVVYCHIFDAILEQRLPPATKLSEEALAEIFSVSRTIIRRALLRLSLEQVVVIRPNRGAMIAAPTVDEAKQIFKAREVMEIAITELAVKNATKAQIEECRKLVAKENCAFDQGDYGSGLRLSGEFHIKLAEMAENAPLLAFQRSLVSQTSLLIAQYETGNHSNCSLDEHSGLLDAIESGNEQQAVELMHEHLSHIRSKLNLDSSTASSDLHVVFSDLLKSKS
- a CDS encoding HD domain-containing protein, whose translation is MKEKFEDQLLDFAKQEMTQDAAHDISHIKRVVKTAKTLCAQEQAKLEVVLPAAYLHDCFTFPKNHPDRAQSSQMAADKAISFLKSVDYPASYLDEIHHAIVTHSYSANITPETLEAQVVQDADRLDSLGAIGIARCLYVGQSFNAELYNHEDPFAEHRDLDDKHYSVDHFYVKLFKLAETMNTESAKFEANKRTDYMRGFLEQLGSEV